One Maniola hyperantus chromosome 17, iAphHyp1.2, whole genome shotgun sequence DNA window includes the following coding sequences:
- the LOC138403511 gene encoding tRNA (guanine(26)-N(2))-dimethyltransferase-like: MKYVRYLLRYSPKIMKMEASTAVTSQKCIKEGQAEIRLTSDKVFYNPVQEFNRDLSIAVLSAFTKDYIEEKFARAQKIVKKSENVVEDITGNGGNPEIPVTILEALSATGLRSIRYAKEVPNITKIIANDLSEQAVETIKSNIVHNGVAELIETSQDDAW, translated from the exons ATGAAGTATGTTAGATACTTATTAAGATATAGTCCA aaaattatgaaaatggaAGCATCTACGGCTGTGACGAGTCAAAAGTGTATAAAAGAAGGACAAGCAGAAATACGTCTGACATCAGACAAGGTTTTCTATAACCCAGTACAAGAGTTTAATAGAGATCTGAGCATAGCAGTGTTAAGTGCTTTTACTAAGGATTACATTGAGGAGAAGTTCGCCAGAGCTCAGAAAATTGTAAAGAAATCTGAAAATGTTGTAGAAGATATTACTGGAAATGGAGGTAACCCTGAG ATCCCTGTAACAATCCTAGAAGCCCTATCTGCAACGGGTCTTAGAAGTATCCGTTATGCTAAAGAAGTGCCAAACATAACGAAAATCATTGCCAATGACCTGTCGGAGCAAGCTGTTGAGACCATAAAGTCAAACATTGTGCATAATGGTGTGGCAGAGTTGATTGAAACCAGCCAAGATGATGCCTGGTAA
- the Syx18 gene encoding syntaxin-18, with translation MDITPLFKACIKTVRTRNKAFGIHNPTSDDKQRILRSKPKTGFMATARDITSQITKLRDFLLEHRERYLSFFNNVNGDEMSEAERDQIDTGAQRIVNTCSHLLKEFRNDNRKVYVSHQMRDYMDAVIDLIDSYLKAVCKIHSELKALRVKRALDNRKLSRLELPQTKSNIPNPFIEEKIVEKEENVDTDNVGEEEVDNSKSKLDLSENEVAVLSDEGELSAEELQMFESENVQLFNELNSMTEEVRQIESKVLHIAELQEIFTEKILQQEQDIDRIATTVVGTTETMKDANEQIKQAIQRNAGLRVYVLFFLIVMSFTLLFLDWYND, from the exons atggatatAACACCGCTATTCAAAGCTTGTATAAAAACTGTTCGAACTCGGAATAAAGCTTTCGGCATCCACAACCCCACCAGCGATGACAAACAACGCATACTTCGAAGTAAACCGAAGACAGGTTTTATGGCTACAGCCAGGGATATAACTTCACAAATAACTAAACTTCGGGACTTTCTCCTAGAGCACAGAGAGAGGTATTTAAGCTTCTTTAATAATGTAAACGGGGACGAAATGTCTGAAGCGGAAAGAGATCAAATAGACACAGGGGCGCAAAGAATAGTCAACACCTGTTCTCACCTATTAAAagaatttagaaatgataatcGCAAGGTTTATGTGTCCCATCAGATGCGGGACTACATGGACGCCGTAATAGACCTCATAGATTCGTATTTAAAAGCTGTATGCAAAATACATAGCGAGTTAAAAGCGCTCAGGGTAAAAAGAGCTTTAGATAATCGAAAACTATCTCGTTTAGAATTACCACAGACTAAATCTAATATACCGAACCCGTTTATAGAAGAAAAAATtgtagaaaaagaagaaaatgtaGATACAGATAATGTTGGAGAAGAAGAAGTGGATAATTCTAAGAGTAAGCTTGATTTGTCCGAGAATGAAGTAGCAGTGTTGTCGGATGAGGGAGAGCTAAGTGCAGAGGAGCTGCAGATGTTTGAATCTGAGAATGTACAGCTGTTTAATGAGCTGAACAGTATGACAGAGGAAGTGAGACAGATAGAGAGCAAAGTACTGCACATTGCTGAATTACAAGAGATATTTACTGAAAAG ATACTACAACAAGAGCAAGATATAGACAGGATCGCCACCACAGTTGTGGGCACAACTGAAACAATGAAAGATGCCAATGAGCAAATAAAGCAAGCTATTCAAAGGAATGCTGGACTCAGGGTCTATGTGCTATTCTTCTTGATTGTTATGTCGTTTACTTTACTGTTTTTAGACTGGTACAATGACTAG
- the LOC117990150 gene encoding glycosylated lysosomal membrane protein B-like, whose product MQLQVLFIIALLSFAVAQDRKITPQLNPGCRSCNDNTTLVYVKCQGPSDTIHQIWDFTRKLPTVMIAVASFNSTLNIIWGGTVPVRFDISPPPSYSFATALDKLYEYDDLDDNGHFDPKFPHHDHKLDHLVWHLNNSRLTEKDAMVQVYATLHNERDGEYGTVGIKLDLLPYKDYATELPHLIHTANSTLFDISLVNLTTTSGYNASRYALHLVLASTDSVTQTMHYTLRKSLDDEHTPGVFEVIEIKSPALYNEEVGGYLQFRPVGYVQPERGVASSTVAHVSCFNRTSLPRYSTLRTFFDDYGKANLLVQDMMVSFGEPGDGYYRQHNYTAWSFSVGYGAPPTEKFSWFVVLIISLGLGVPVLLALSGVAYVLFRRHKQTNSRTRFENED is encoded by the exons ATGCAGTTacaggttttatttattatcgcGCTACTCTCGTTTGCCGTTGCACAGGATAGAAAG ATAACACCACAACTCAACCCAGGATGTAGAAGTTGTAATGACAACACAACTCTGGTGTATGTCAAATGCCAGGGTCCCTCGGATACGATACACCAAATATGGGACTTCACAAGAAAGCTTCCGACAGTGATGATTGCTGTTGCGAGCTTCAACTCTACTCTTAATATAATTTGGGGAGGCACCGTGCCTGTGAGATTTGACATCTCTCCACCTCCATCATATAGTTTTGCTACAGCTTTAGACAAA CTCTATGAATACGACGATTTAGATGACAATGGTCATTTCGACCCCAAGTTCCCCCACCACGATCACAAACTAGACCATTTGGTCTGGCATCTCAATAACAGTCGTCTGACAGAGAAGGATGCCATGGTGCAAGTCTATGCGACACTTCACAATGAAAGAGATGGTGAATATGGCACTGTTGGAATTAAG TTGGATCTTCTCCCATACAAAGACTACGCCACAGAGCTCCCCCATCTGATCCACACGGCAAACTCCACTCTCTTTGACATAAGCCTCGTGAATCTCACCACCACTAGCGGGTACAACGCGTCGCGATACGCGCTGCATCTAGTGCTCGCTAGTACCGACTCTGTCACTCAGACCATGCATTACACCTTGAGGAAGAGTCTGGACGACGAACACACGCCCGGAGTCTTTGAG GTTATAGAGATCAAATCGCCAGCGCTGTACAATGAGGAAGTGGGAGGGTATCTGCAGTTCAGGCCGGTGGGGTATGTTCAGCCTGAACGCGGCGTTGCCAGCTCGACCGTCGCCCATGTGTCGTGCTTCAATCG GACAAGTCTTCCTAGATAtagtacgctgagaacattctTCGACGACTATGGGAAGGCGAACTTGCTGGTGCAGGACATGATGGTGTCGTTCGGCGAGCCGGGCGACGGGTATTATAGACAACACAACTACACCGCGTG GTCGTTCTCGGTGGGCTACGGCGCCCCTCCCACGGAGAAGTTCTCGTGGTTCGTGGTACTCATCATATCGCTGGGGCTGGGCGTGCCCGTGCTGCTGGCCTTGTCTGGCGTGGCCTATGTTCTGTTCCGGAGGCACAAGCAGACCAATAGCAGGACGAGGTTTGAGAACGAAGACTAG
- the Trm1 gene encoding tRNA (guanine(26)-N(2))-dimethyltransferase → MKYVRYLLRYSPKIMKMEASTAVTSQKCIKEGQAEIRLTSDKVFYNPVQEFNRDLSIAVLSAFTKDYIEEKFARAQKIVKKSENVVEDITGNGGNPEIPVTILEALSATGLRSIRYAKEVPNITKIIANDLSEQAVETIKSNIVHNGVAELIETSQDDACMLMYKHKHPTKRFAAIDLDPYGCPSIFLDSAVQSVQDGGLLLVTATDMAVLAGNSPETCYCKYGAVSLKTKCCHEMALRILLQCIEQHANRYSRYIVPLLSISADFYIRVFVKVYSGAIHCKKTTSKLSMAYHCVGCDNITLQALGGFKPNPTEKNPQQTKAYLPAVPPVGEHCVHCNQRHHLGGPIWSAPIHDDVFVTRILRHVQDNPELFGTNKRIQGILAMVREELQDVPLYYTLDKLFGRVHLETMPMLVMRSAILNAGYKVSYSHAAKLSIKTAAPAHVVWDIIRTWEKAHPIKPAKLESDPVAKHILSQDIRSGIDLSERPDANPISRRDGQLRFQFNPTPYWGPGSRAAVNIGEEKISKAIRNQNKHCNKEKSAGKRGRSPSSDDEIHKKTNMEYEQTVA, encoded by the exons ATGAAGTATGTTAGATACTTATTAAGATATAGTCCA aaaattatgaaaatggaAGCATCTACGGCTGTGACGAGTCAAAAGTGTATAAAAGAAGGACAAGCAGAAATACGTCTGACATCAGACAAGGTTTTCTATAACCCAGTACAAGAGTTTAATAGAGATCTGAGCATAGCAGTGTTAAGTGCTTTTACTAAGGATTACATTGAGGAGAAGTTCGCCAGAGCTCAGAAAATTGTAAAGAAATCTGAAAATGTTGTAGAAGATATTACTGGAAATGGAGGTAACCCTGAG ATCCCTGTAACAATCCTAGAAGCCCTATCTGCAACGGGTCTTAGAAGTATCCGTTATGCTAAAGAAGTGCCAAACATAACGAAAATCATTGCCAATGACCTGTCGGAGCAAGCTGTTGAGACCATAAAGTCAAACATTGTGCATAATGGTGTGGCAGAGTTGATTGAAACCAGCCAAGATGATGCCTG CATGTTAATGTACAAACACAAGCATCCAACTAAGAGGTTTGCCGCCATAGACTTGGACCCGTACGGATGTCCATCTATCTTCCTTGACTCTGCAGTACAGAGTGTACAGGATGGCGGCCTATTGCTGGTGACTGCGACTGATATGGCAGTTTTGGCGGGAAACTCTCCTGAGACGTGCTATTGTAAATATGGGGCTGTCAGTTTAAAAACTAAATGCTGCCATGAAATG GCATTAAGAATCCTACTGCAATGCATAGAGCAACACGCAAACAGATACAGTCGGTACATCGTACCACTACTGAGTATATCCGCTGACTTCTATATTAGAGTATTTGTCAAAGTCTACTCTGGGGCGATACATTGTAAAAAAACTACCAG CAAATTATCCATGGCATACCACTGTGTGGGTTGCGACAACATAACCCTGCAAGCACTGGGGGGGTTCAAACCCAACCCCACAGAGAAGAACCCCCAACAAACCAAGGCCTACCTACCCGCAGTGCCTCCCGTTGGCGAACACTGTGTACACTGCAACCAGAGGCATCAT CTAGGCGGTCCAATCTGGTCCGCGCCGATACACGACGATGTGTTCGTGACCCGCATACTAAGACACGTGCAAGACAATCCGGAACTATTCGGCACCAACAAACGTATCCAGGGAATTCTCGCCATGGTCCGGGAAGAGTTGCAGGACGTACCGTTGTATTACACTCTGGATAAACTGTTTGGGAGGGTGCATTTGGAAACCATGCCTATGCTTGTTATGAG GTCAGCGATCCTGAACGCAGGCTACAAAGTGTCGTACTCGCACGCCGCCAAGTTGTCGATAAAGACCGCGGCGCCCGCGCACGTCGTATGGGACATCATACGCACGTGGGAGAAGGCACACCCCATCAAACCTGCCAA ATTAGAATCGGATCCCGTCGCAAAACACATACTGTCACaagacatcagaagtgggatcgaTCTGAGTGAGCGACCTGACGCCAACCCGATAAGTCGCCGCGACGGCCAACTGCGCTTCCAGTTCAACCCGACACCGTATTGGGGACCCGGCTCTAGAGCCGCTGTGAA TATTGGCGAAGAGAAAATATCGAAAGCGATACGAAATCAGAATAAGCACTGCAACAAGGAAAAAAGCGCTGGAAAACGAGGCCGTTCTCCATCAAGTGACGACGAAATTCACAAGAAAACCAATATGGAGTACGAACagacagttgcataa
- the DCP2 gene encoding m7GpppN-mRNA hydrolase yields the protein MASADHSFRHSKHSIPIDILDDLCSRFIINLPPEDRGNLVRICFQIELAHWFYLDYYCTDESTRLYPCGIREFAAHIFQHVPQLREHIRNLDEVLDNWREYKQTVPTYGAILLDRDLSHVLLVQSYWTKASWGFPKGKVNEDEEPWKCAAREVLEETGFDISGLINKQDYIEALIHDQIVRLYIIGYIPRDTKFQPMTRNEIKACEWFPIADLPANRKDMTPKVKMGVGPNAFFMVLPFVKRMRRWVSERKQKVFRRTRHKSMGEIESCKGNNKPISQGLENEIHEYQQNSEHKYNKTHGNNSHTKNGNTANEKRKGGKMAKRQLFTPQNTHTTTFSPVNKDNSPTNEGEENNSYVMNFVAPSWANFKFDRRAILDCLT from the exons ATGGCTTCGGCTGACCACAGTTTCCGTCATAGCAAGCATTCCATACCAATTGATATTTTGGATGACCTCTGCAG CCGTTTCATAATCAACTTGCCCCCAGAAGACAGGGGCAATCTGGTCAGGATCTGTTTTCAAATAGAGCTGGCCCACTGGTTCTACCTGGACTACTACTGTACAGATGAGTCCACACGACTATACCCTTGCGGGATTAGAGAGTTTGCAGCTCATATATTTCAG CATGTCCCACAGCTCCGAGAGCACATAAGAAACCTCGACGAAGTTCTGGACAACTGGCGAGAATACAAACAGACAGTACCAACATACGGAGCCATCCTACTAGACAGAGACCTCTCACATGTGTTGCTGGTGCAGTCCTACTGGACCAAGGCGTCCTGGGGCTTCCCCAAAGGCAAGGTCAACGAGGATGAGGAGCCGTGGAAATGTGCTGCTAGAGAA GTACTCGAGGAAACTGGCTTCGATATCTCCGGCTTGATAAACAAACAAGACTACATTGAAGCATTAATCCACGACCAAATCGTTCGCCTTTACATAATCGGCTACATACCGCGCGACACGAAGTTCCAACCGATGACTAGAAACGAAATAAAAGCCTGCGAGTGGTTCCCCATAGCAGACCTACCAGCTAATAGGAAAGACATGACTCCTAAAGTCAAAATGGGCGTCGGGCCAAACGCGTTTTTCATGGTGTTGCCATTCGTCAAGCGCATGCGACGCTGGGTTTCCGAACGGAAGCAAAAAGTTTTTAGACGAACGCGCCACAAATCGATGGGAGAAATCGAATCGTGCAAGGGGAACAATAAACCCATTTCTCAAGGTTTAGAGAACGAGATACACGAGTACCAACAGAATTCtgaacataaatataataaaactcaTGGTAACAATTCGCATACAAAGAATGGCAACACTGCAAACGAGAAGAGAAAGGGCGGGAAAATGGCCAAACGTCAACTTTTTACACCTCAAAATACGCATACAACCACTTTCTCACCAGTTAATAAAGACAATAGTCCAACTAATGAGGGTGAAGAAAATAATTCGTATGTAATGAACTTCGTCGCGCCGTCGTGGGCGAACTTCAAGTTTGACAGGCGCGCCATCTTGGATTGCCTGACCTGA